One stretch of Candidatus Binatia bacterium DNA includes these proteins:
- a CDS encoding thioredoxin family protein: MAATPSKMVPLGTKAPYFRLPDPSGKYYSLDDFADKPALLVMFICNHCPYVKHIRSALAQFAREYIPKGLAIVAINSNDITQYPEDSPEKMAEEAREAGYIFPYLFDETQEVAKAYGAACTPDFFLFDKERKLVYRGQFDDSRPGTALPPTGADLREAVDAVLEGRPVPANQKPSLGCNIKWKAAAGS, from the coding sequence ATGGCGGCGACACCATCGAAGATGGTTCCTTTGGGCACGAAGGCACCGTACTTCCGCCTGCCCGATCCTAGCGGGAAGTACTACTCGCTGGATGATTTTGCCGACAAGCCTGCGTTGTTGGTCATGTTTATCTGCAACCACTGCCCGTACGTAAAACACATCCGCTCCGCGCTCGCGCAGTTTGCGCGCGAGTACATCCCCAAAGGGCTTGCCATCGTGGCCATCAACTCGAACGACATCACGCAGTATCCTGAGGACAGCCCGGAGAAAATGGCCGAGGAAGCCCGCGAGGCAGGGTACATTTTCCCGTACCTGTTCGACGAAACCCAAGAAGTCGCAAAGGCATACGGTGCAGCTTGCACGCCGGATTTCTTTTTATTCGACAAGGAGCGCAAGCTCGTTTACCGGGGGCAGTTCGATGACAGCCGGCCCGGTACCGCTTTGCCGCCTACGGGTGCCGACCTCCGCGAGGCCGTAGATGCTGTTCTCGAAGGCCGCCCCGTGCCGGCTAACCAGAAGCCGAGCCTAGGCTGCAACATCAAGTGGAAGGCGGCAGCGGGGAGCTAA
- the ybhF-N gene encoding ABC transporter ATP-binding protein — MSRQPDFAIVVEELGKVYPGGTRALAGVSVRVARGELFALVGPDGAGKTTLLRTMVGLIAPTEGRVLMDGIDVAQNPALAKSRIGYMSQRFSLSETLTVAENLLYVAEVWHVPPGQRRERVSRLLQFSRLEPFQDRLARNLSGGMKQKLSLCAALVHQPEILVLDEPTIGVDPISRREFWLILYELLQAGSTIFLSTPYMDEAERCNRVGFLLGGRLIATGTPSELRSSSPTMVLDLHCVDARRARRKLAQDLRFPDVAPFGEHLHIPIPRTEADPEAWVRAARNLGVEVRSWRLREPSLEDVFLRLAAEEGDPGEHSHHGGQGSRGSRQAPR; from the coding sequence ATGAGTCGGCAACCAGACTTTGCCATCGTGGTCGAGGAACTCGGCAAGGTGTACCCCGGCGGCACTCGGGCGCTTGCGGGGGTGAGTGTTCGCGTTGCTAGAGGCGAGTTGTTTGCTCTCGTCGGACCGGATGGCGCGGGCAAGACGACGCTCCTGCGCACCATGGTGGGCTTGATTGCGCCGACAGAAGGACGCGTGCTGATGGACGGAATTGACGTGGCGCAAAACCCCGCCCTCGCGAAGAGCCGCATCGGCTACATGTCGCAGCGGTTTAGCTTGTCCGAAACCCTCACGGTGGCGGAGAACCTGCTGTATGTGGCCGAGGTCTGGCACGTACCGCCCGGGCAACGCAGAGAGCGGGTGTCGCGGTTGCTGCAATTCAGCCGGCTGGAGCCGTTCCAAGACCGCCTGGCGCGCAACCTTTCGGGGGGGATGAAGCAGAAGTTGAGTCTGTGTGCGGCCTTGGTCCACCAGCCGGAAATTTTGGTGCTCGATGAACCGACCATTGGGGTGGATCCCATATCGCGCCGCGAGTTCTGGCTGATCCTCTACGAATTGCTGCAGGCCGGCTCCACGATTTTCTTGTCCACCCCGTATATGGACGAGGCGGAACGTTGTAACCGCGTTGGTTTTCTGTTGGGCGGGCGGCTAATTGCCACGGGTACGCCGAGCGAGCTGCGCTCTTCCTCTCCGACTATGGTTCTGGATCTCCACTGCGTCGATGCGCGGCGGGCTCGTCGCAAGCTGGCGCAGGATTTGCGCTTCCCCGATGTGGCGCCGTTTGGCGAGCATTTGCACATACCGATTCCGCGCACGGAAGCGGATCCCGAAGCGTGGGTGCGCGCCGCACGAAACCTGGGAGTCGAGGTGCGAAGCTGGCGCCTGCGGGAACCCTCGCTGGAGGATGTATTCTTGCGGCTTGCCGCGGAGGAAGGCGACCCTGGCGAACACTCCCACCATGGCGGCCAGGGATCTAGAGGCAGCCGGCAAGCGCCGCGTTGA
- the ybhG gene encoding hemolysin secretion protein D, producing MRRLVWLAIMAVLVIAASVWWFWQEREQERETAIRGSGIVEVTEVDVAFEVPGTITARFVDEGALVDKGEPIARLDEREFRLQVERAQAAKAAAEARYSLLTRGPRGQEVDQALAALESAESELKLRERDFARVEELFRRGIAAQAEWDRARTALNAAVAARDSARARLDMLKEGFRTEEIEEGRARLREAEKALAIAELNLSRCQLFAPISGRVLSKNREVGETVMAGTPVVTMGDLARPWVNLYISERDLGRVRLGMRALVFVDAYPNRPFEGRVVYVADKSEFTPKNIQTQNERVKLVYRVKIEVDNPEGILKPGMPADAVIPLDRAEPNGARP from the coding sequence ATGAGGCGCCTGGTGTGGCTGGCCATCATGGCTGTCTTGGTGATCGCCGCCAGCGTGTGGTGGTTTTGGCAAGAGCGAGAGCAAGAGCGAGAAACGGCGATCCGGGGGTCGGGCATCGTAGAAGTGACCGAGGTGGATGTCGCCTTCGAGGTGCCCGGCACGATCACAGCGCGGTTTGTCGACGAGGGAGCGCTGGTGGACAAGGGCGAGCCGATTGCGCGGTTGGACGAGCGGGAGTTCCGTCTCCAGGTAGAGCGGGCCCAAGCGGCCAAAGCTGCGGCCGAGGCCCGCTACTCTTTATTGACCCGCGGGCCTCGGGGGCAGGAAGTGGACCAGGCGCTGGCGGCGCTCGAATCGGCTGAGTCGGAACTCAAGCTGCGGGAACGGGATTTCGCCCGCGTGGAAGAGCTGTTTCGTCGAGGGATTGCTGCACAGGCGGAGTGGGACCGGGCACGTACTGCACTCAACGCGGCCGTCGCTGCCCGTGACAGTGCGCGGGCGCGGCTCGACATGTTGAAGGAAGGCTTTCGTACGGAAGAAATCGAGGAAGGACGAGCACGGCTACGGGAGGCGGAAAAGGCGCTGGCGATCGCCGAATTGAACTTATCGCGCTGCCAGTTGTTTGCGCCGATTTCCGGAAGGGTGTTGTCGAAGAATCGGGAAGTCGGCGAAACGGTGATGGCCGGTACGCCGGTGGTCACCATGGGCGATTTGGCCCGGCCCTGGGTGAACCTCTACATCAGCGAGCGCGACCTTGGCCGCGTGCGCCTCGGGATGCGGGCGCTGGTGTTCGTGGACGCATACCCCAACCGCCCGTTCGAAGGGCGCGTGGTGTACGTGGCCGACAAATCCGAGTTCACTCCCAAGAACATCCAAACCCAGAACGAACGGGTCAAACTCGTCTACCGCGTGAAGATCGAGGTGGACAATCCGGAAGGCATCCTCAAGCCGGGGATGCCTGCGGATGCGGTGATCCCCTTGGATCGAGCCGAGCCCAACGGCGCCCGTCCATGA
- a CDS encoding AmmeMemoRadiSam system radical SAM enzyme: MTEKESAPKSLQALLDELSVARAELAVRLPDKAVRCLACGHRCYLPEGKVGICKVRRNRGGELYVPWGYVAGLQCDPVEKKPFFHAYPGSLALSFGMLGCDYHCSYCQNWITSQALRDPVAGVLPRKVTPEQIVRLAQDYGAKIVTSTYNEPLITSEWAVDIFRLAKAAGLVTSYVSNGNATPEVLEFLRPWVDLYKVDLKGFDDRHYRKLGGLLETVKRTIRDLVRLGFWVEVVTLLVPGFNDSENELRSLTEFLAGVSPDIPWHVTAFHPDYKMTDRDATTVDRLLFAARLGEEAGLRYVYVGNVPGAVGEYENTRCPQCRYTVVERRGYRVYRMELVEGRCPQCQTRIPGHWGDWTTARQQSSAWWPRPIAL, translated from the coding sequence GTGACCGAAAAAGAGAGCGCACCCAAAAGCCTACAAGCTCTGCTCGACGAACTGAGCGTGGCGCGGGCGGAGCTAGCGGTTCGGCTGCCGGACAAAGCAGTGCGCTGCCTGGCCTGCGGCCACCGCTGCTACCTGCCCGAGGGCAAAGTGGGCATTTGCAAGGTGCGCCGGAATCGCGGCGGAGAACTGTACGTACCCTGGGGCTATGTGGCCGGGCTCCAGTGCGACCCCGTGGAGAAAAAACCGTTTTTCCATGCCTATCCTGGCTCGCTCGCGCTCAGCTTCGGAATGCTCGGATGCGATTACCACTGCTCGTACTGCCAAAACTGGATTACCTCGCAAGCGCTGCGAGACCCGGTGGCCGGAGTGCTCCCCCGGAAGGTCACACCCGAGCAGATCGTGCGGCTAGCCCAAGATTATGGCGCGAAGATCGTCACCAGCACGTACAACGAGCCCCTGATTACGTCGGAATGGGCGGTGGATATTTTTCGGCTCGCGAAGGCCGCGGGTCTGGTGACGTCCTACGTTTCCAACGGCAACGCCACTCCCGAGGTGCTCGAATTCCTCCGGCCTTGGGTCGATTTGTACAAAGTCGACCTCAAGGGCTTTGACGACCGCCACTACCGTAAGCTCGGCGGCTTACTGGAAACCGTGAAACGCACGATTCGCGATTTGGTGCGTCTCGGCTTTTGGGTGGAAGTGGTGACCTTGCTCGTGCCCGGGTTCAACGACTCGGAAAACGAACTTCGCAGCCTCACGGAATTTTTGGCTGGCGTGTCCCCCGACATCCCATGGCACGTGACTGCCTTTCACCCCGACTACAAGATGACCGACCGCGATGCCACGACTGTGGATCGGCTTCTGTTTGCCGCGCGCCTCGGGGAGGAGGCGGGACTTCGCTACGTGTACGTTGGGAATGTTCCGGGCGCTGTGGGTGAATACGAAAACACCCGCTGCCCGCAATGCCGGTACACTGTAGTGGAACGACGCGGTTATCGCGTGTACCGCATGGAGCTCGTGGAGGGCCGCTGCCCGCAATGCCAGACAAGAATTCCCGGCCATTGGGGCGACTGGACGACCGCCCGGCAACAGTCCAGCGCTTGGTGGCCACGCCCGATCGCACTGTGA
- a CDS encoding putative 3-methyladenine DNA glycosylase: MSKRLGRKDFEGPTEEVARRLLGCFLCHRIHGHVYRGRIVETEAYTQDAASHAANGKRTPRNAVMFGRPGLLYVYFTYGMHHCVNIVTEPEGTAGAVLLRGLDQIDRASGPALLARALHLTRADNGRDLVRDPHIWVEPGFVRPEERIVVTTRIGVRLAADLPLRFYLLGSPGVSRRDRKAEQLLARP; this comes from the coding sequence GTGAGCAAGCGTCTCGGCCGCAAGGATTTCGAAGGTCCCACCGAGGAGGTCGCCCGCCGCCTGCTCGGATGCTTTTTGTGCCACCGGATTCACGGGCACGTGTATCGCGGCCGCATCGTGGAAACCGAAGCGTACACCCAAGATGCGGCCTCGCACGCGGCCAACGGGAAACGCACCCCGCGCAACGCGGTGATGTTCGGCCGCCCGGGTTTGCTGTACGTGTACTTCACCTACGGCATGCACCATTGCGTCAACATCGTCACCGAGCCCGAGGGCACCGCCGGCGCCGTGCTGCTTCGCGGGTTGGACCAAATCGATCGTGCCAGCGGACCCGCTTTGCTTGCCCGTGCGCTCCATCTCACCCGCGCCGACAACGGGCGCGACCTGGTTCGCGACCCGCATATCTGGGTAGAACCTGGCTTTGTTCGCCCAGAAGAACGGATCGTCGTGACCACGCGTATCGGCGTGCGCCTAGCCGCAGATCTGCCGTTGCGTTTCTATTTGCTCGGTAGCCCTGGCGTTTCCCGGCGCGACCGCAAAGCGGAGCAACTCCTGGCCAGACCTTGA
- the lepB gene encoding signal peptidase I: MSQTRRTTPSAEASPSTKSRLRQNVESLGIALLVALAIRATVVEAFWVPSGSMLPTIQIGDHLFVNKLAYGFHIDVPFTGIVIPITQWSHPRRGDIVVFVSPNDGKTDLIKRVVAVAGDKVEVRQKKLYINDEPAPDPYAHFKYPHDVNGVPRDNFGPVVVPPGKFFVLGDNRDESLDSRYWGFADEKSIKGKATFIYWSGWKFDRLGKFLH, translated from the coding sequence ATGTCGCAAACTCGGCGCACCACCCCATCTGCGGAAGCGAGTCCAAGCACCAAGTCGCGACTCCGGCAAAATGTCGAGTCTCTGGGCATCGCCCTCCTGGTCGCGCTCGCCATTCGAGCCACGGTCGTGGAAGCGTTCTGGGTCCCCTCGGGCTCGATGCTGCCAACCATCCAAATCGGGGACCACCTGTTCGTGAACAAGCTGGCTTATGGCTTCCACATCGATGTCCCGTTTACCGGCATCGTGATCCCGATCACTCAGTGGTCGCATCCCCGGCGGGGGGACATCGTTGTGTTCGTATCACCCAACGACGGTAAAACGGATTTGATCAAACGCGTAGTCGCAGTTGCGGGCGACAAGGTCGAGGTGCGGCAAAAGAAACTGTACATCAATGACGAGCCGGCGCCCGATCCCTACGCACACTTCAAGTATCCGCACGATGTGAACGGCGTCCCGCGCGACAACTTCGGCCCGGTCGTGGTGCCGCCTGGAAAGTTTTTCGTGCTTGGCGACAATCGCGACGAAAGCCTGGATAGCCGTTACTGGGGCTTTGCGGACGAAAAGTCCATCAAGGGAAAGGCAACGTTTATTTATTGGTCCGGCTGGAAATTCGACCGCTTGGGGAAGTTCCTCCATTAA
- a CDS encoding hypothetical protein (possible pseudo, frameshifted) translates to MSAGEYHTCGVKTDGTVQCWGANDYGQSSPPGGTFAQVSAGGYHTCGVKTDGTVQCWGFNDYGQSSPPGGTFAQVSAGFQHTCGVKSDGTVQCWGFNGYGQSSPPAGTFAQVSAGGYHTCGVKTDGTVQCWGANYYGQSSLPAGTFAQVSAGEYHTCGVKTDGTVQCWGDDYYGQSSPPGGTFAQVSAGEYHTCGVKTDGTVQCWGANYYGQSSLPAGTFAQVSAGGGHTCGVKSDGTVQCWGANSYGQSSPPAGTFAQVSAGGGHTCGVKTDGTVQCWGGNDYGQSNPPGGTFAQVSAGVWHTCGVKTDGTVQCWGGNGYGQSNPPAGTFAQVSAGGWHTCGVKTGGTVQCWGGNGYGQSSPPAGTFAQVSAGVWHTCGVKTDGTVQCWGWNYYGESSPPAGTFTQVSAGGGHTCGVKTDGTVQCWGGNGYGQSSPPAGTFAQVSAGGYHTCGVNAEGAVVCWGGVRIPGFYACETPTQTPTPTHSPSPTPPSSPTSTPTPTDTATATATATDSPTNTSTATPTSTPTSSPTGTATPTGTATATPTRTRTATPTPTDTPTSSPTSTPTPTVTPTATSTQTATPTPVCDDGNECTADNFDVGLGQCQFVPVADGSPCELDANVCTIDECNGGTCQFAGNATAGSSCDDGQFCNGSDTCDGNGVCQRSGDPCTGGGECNQTCNEAADNCFDPAGTPCSEDGLACTADACDGAGSCTHTALPPQQCPKGYVILEAPSTATAQAQVSYTAQANGGGACAEKVLLKQASILGGHAIGSAGVELRRDAIAQGMCVTGGSAVVLGTNAQCTAGTDNSGMHALLGDCQGASDKAEQRRLALLLLGANATHGSVTISSNATLDVTPFSTAPNSLVVVDYAALTINPNKTLTIKGNSNTAAVVLRVSGNFRARMRSKLVTQGISAGPLGSPAERVLILVGGTAEVRMNAEVQGTIFSQGAATVRRDAILTGALISPASPIRVRPSAVVNHAPWVLW, encoded by the coding sequence GTGAGCGCGGGTGAGTATCACACCTGTGGGGTGAAGACCGACGGGACGGTACAGTGCTGGGGCGCCAACGACTACGGTCAGTCGAGCCCGCCTGGAGGCACGTTCGCGCAGGTGAGCGCGGGTGGGTATCACACCTGTGGGGTGAAGACCGACGGCACGGTGCAGTGCTGGGGCTTTAACGACTACGGTCAGTCGAGCCCGCCTGGAGGCACGTTCGCGCAGGTGAGCGCGGGGTTCCAACACACCTGTGGGGTAAAGAGCGACGGCACGGTGCAGTGCTGGGGCTTTAACGGCTACGGTCAGTCGAGCCCGCCGGCCGGCACGTTCGCGCAGGTGAGCGCGGGTGGGTATCACACCTGTGGGGTGAAGACCGATGGCACGGTGCAGTGCTGGGGCGCTAACTACTACGGTCAGTCGAGCCTGCCGGCCGGCACGTTCGCGCAGGTGAGCGCGGGTGAGTATCACACCTGTGGGGTGAAGACCGACGGCACCGTGCAGTGCTGGGGCGATGACTACTATGGTCAATCGAGCCCGCCTGGAGGCACGTTCGCGCAGGTGAGCGCGGGTGAGTATCACACCTGTGGGGTGAAGACCGATGGCACGGTGCAGTGCTGGGGCGCTAACTACTACGGTCAGTCGAGCCTGCCGGCCGGCACGTTCGCGCAGGTGAGCGCGGGTGGGGGGCACACCTGTGGGGTGAAGAGCGATGGCACGGTACAGTGCTGGGGCGCCAACAGCTACGGTCAATCGAGCCCGCCGGCCGGCACGTTCGCGCAGGTGAGCGCGGGTGGGGGGCACACCTGTGGGGTGAAGACCGACGGCACGGTGCAGTGCTGGGGTGGGAACGACTACGGTCAGTCGAACCCGCCGGGAGGCACGTTCGCGCAGGTGAGCGCGGGTGTGTGGCACACCTGTGGGGTGAAGACCGATGGCACGGTGCAGTGCTGGGGTGGGAACGGCTACGGTCAGTCGAACCCGCCGGCCGGCACGTTCGCGCAGGTGAGCGCGGGTGGGTGGCACACCTGTGGGGTGAAGACCGGCGGCACGGTGCAGTGCTGGGGTGGGAACGGCTACGGTCAGTCGAGCCCGCCGGCCGGCACGTTCGCGCAGGTGAGCGCGGGTGTGTGGCACACCTGTGGGGTGAAGACCGATGGCACGGTGCAGTGCTGGGGCTGGAACTACTACGGTGAGTCGAGCCCGCCGGCAGGCACGTTCACGCAGGTGAGCGCGGGTGGGGGGCACACCTGTGGGGTGAAGACCGACGGCACGGTGCAGTGCTGGGGTGGGAACGGCTACGGTCAGTCGAGCCCGCCGGCAGGCACGTTCGCGCAGGTGAGCGCGGGTGGGTATCACACCTGTGGGGTCAACGCGGAAGGAGCGGTGGTGTGCTGGGGTGGGGTAAGAATCCCCGGGTTTTATGCATGCGAAACACCAACACAGACACCAACACCGACTCACAGCCCATCACCCACGCCCCCGAGCAGTCCCACGAGCACGCCGACGCCGACGGACACAGCGACCGCGACCGCAACGGCAACGGATAGCCCCACGAACACCTCAACAGCGACACCCACCAGCACGCCCACGAGCAGTCCGACGGGGACGGCGACGCCGACGGGCACAGCGACAGCCACGCCAACCAGAACTCGGACGGCTACACCGACACCTACGGATACGCCGACGAGCAGCCCGACGAGTACGCCGACGCCCACGGTGACCCCCACGGCCACCAGTACTCAGACGGCCACACCGACACCTGTGTGTGACGACGGGAACGAATGTACGGCCGACAACTTCGATGTAGGGCTGGGACAGTGCCAATTTGTGCCCGTGGCCGACGGCTCGCCATGCGAGCTGGATGCGAACGTGTGCACGATAGACGAGTGCAACGGTGGCACCTGCCAGTTTGCCGGCAACGCCACAGCGGGCAGCTCGTGCGACGATGGGCAGTTCTGTAACGGCAGCGACACCTGCGATGGCAACGGGGTTTGCCAGCGCAGCGGCGATCCGTGTACGGGCGGTGGCGAGTGCAACCAGACCTGCAACGAGGCTGCCGACAACTGTTTCGACCCTGCGGGCACGCCGTGCAGCGAGGATGGGCTGGCGTGCACCGCCGATGCTTGCGACGGTGCGGGGTCGTGCACGCACACGGCGCTGCCGCCGCAGCAGTGCCCGAAGGGTTACGTGATCCTGGAAGCGCCGAGCACGGCGACAGCGCAAGCGCAAGTCAGCTACACGGCACAGGCAAACGGAGGAGGCGCTTGCGCGGAGAAAGTGCTGCTCAAGCAAGCCTCAATCCTCGGAGGCCACGCAATTGGCAGCGCCGGGGTAGAGCTACGTCGAGATGCGATTGCGCAGGGAATGTGCGTGACCGGTGGGAGTGCCGTTGTCCTCGGGACGAATGCGCAATGCACCGCTGGTACGGATAACTCCGGGATGCACGCTCTCTTGGGCGACTGCCAAGGTGCGTCGGACAAAGCCGAGCAACGCCGCCTGGCGTTACTGCTGCTTGGGGCCAACGCCACGCATGGGTCGGTGACGATTAGCAGTAACGCGACGTTGGACGTAACACCGTTTAGCACGGCACCGAACTCGCTCGTGGTGGTGGACTACGCTGCTCTGACGATCAACCCGAACAAGACACTGACGATCAAGGGCAACAGCAACACGGCGGCGGTGGTGCTTCGGGTGAGTGGCAACTTCCGCGCGCGGATGCGCAGCAAGCTGGTGACGCAAGGCATCAGTGCCGGTCCGTTGGGTTCGCCGGCGGAGCGGGTGCTCATTTTGGTGGGCGGAACTGCCGAAGTGCGCATGAACGCGGAGGTGCAGGGTACGATTTTCTCACAGGGGGCAGCCACGGTTCGGCGCGACGCGATCTTGACCGGCGCACTCATTAGCCCGGCTTCACCGATTCGGGTGCGGCCCTCGGCAGTGGTGAACCACGCGCCGTGGGTGTTGTGGTAG
- a CDS encoding glucose-1-phosphate thymidylyltransferase, with protein MKAVVLCAGLGTRLRPLTFSTAKHLIPVANKPVLFYGIESLVEVGAREIGIVVSRESRPLIQNAVDDGSRWGARVTYIEQHKPQGLAHACACAEEFVGGEPFIMYLGDNLLPDGLRAPVSLFQSSGANAVVLLKEVDDPTHFGIAEVQGNRIVRLVEKPKHPPSNLAIVGGYIFDRNIFDSIRRIRPSWRGEYEITDAIQDLVDRGFLVVPYVVPGWWKDTGKPEDILDANRVVLQGMHTAIEGKVDAASELHGTVIVAAGAEIVNSRIEGPVIIGSEARVFGAHVGPYVSLGDRVHVLHSTVRNSVIMEDSRIEHLSLPLRDSLIGRRVIVRGGSSASGLRLLLGDYCETEMGD; from the coding sequence ATGAAGGCTGTCGTACTTTGTGCGGGGTTGGGCACGCGTTTGCGGCCGCTCACGTTCAGCACGGCCAAGCATTTGATTCCGGTCGCCAACAAGCCGGTGCTGTTTTACGGAATCGAAAGTCTGGTCGAAGTGGGTGCGCGTGAAATTGGGATTGTCGTGAGCCGGGAGAGCCGCCCACTCATCCAAAATGCTGTGGACGATGGTAGCCGCTGGGGCGCGCGGGTGACTTACATCGAGCAGCACAAGCCGCAGGGGTTGGCGCATGCGTGTGCTTGCGCCGAGGAATTCGTGGGAGGAGAGCCGTTTATCATGTACCTAGGAGACAATCTTCTTCCCGATGGGCTGCGCGCGCCTGTGAGCTTGTTTCAAAGTTCGGGTGCCAACGCCGTGGTGCTGCTGAAGGAGGTGGACGACCCGACCCACTTTGGCATCGCCGAGGTGCAGGGCAACCGGATCGTTCGCCTGGTGGAAAAGCCCAAGCACCCGCCATCGAATCTGGCGATTGTCGGGGGGTACATTTTCGATCGCAACATCTTCGACTCGATTCGCCGCATTCGACCTTCGTGGCGGGGCGAGTATGAAATCACCGACGCAATTCAGGATCTGGTCGATCGGGGTTTTCTGGTGGTGCCGTACGTCGTGCCGGGTTGGTGGAAGGATACCGGCAAGCCGGAGGACATCCTCGATGCCAACCGGGTGGTACTGCAAGGCATGCACACGGCGATCGAGGGCAAGGTGGATGCGGCTTCGGAGCTTCACGGAACGGTAATCGTGGCTGCAGGAGCGGAAATCGTGAACTCGCGCATCGAGGGGCCAGTGATCATCGGCAGCGAGGCACGCGTGTTTGGCGCGCACGTGGGCCCTTACGTTTCCCTCGGCGATCGCGTGCATGTTTTGCACAGCACGGTACGGAACAGCGTGATCATGGAAGACTCGCGCATCGAACATTTGTCGCTGCCCTTGCGCGACAGTTTGATTGGGCGCCGCGTGATCGTGCGGGGAGGGAGCTCAGCCTCGGGTTTGCGTTTGCTCTTAGGGGATTATTGCGAGACGGAAATGGGCGACTGA